One Streptococcus sp. DTU_2020_1001019_1_SI_AUS_MUR_006 DNA window includes the following coding sequences:
- a CDS encoding D-alanine--D-alanine ligase, producing the protein MKQTIILLYGGRSAEREVSVLSAESVMRAVNYDRFIVKTFFISQSGDFIKTQEFSQTPGQDERLMTNETIDWDKKIAPSAIYEEGAVVFPVLHGPMGEDGSVQGFLEVLKMPYVGCNILSSSLAMDKITTKRVLESAGIAQVPYVAIVEGDNLASKIAEVEEKLSYPVFTKPSNMGSSVGISKSENKEELRQALELAFKYDSRVLVEQGVNAREIEVGLLGNYDVKSTLPGEVIKDVAFYDYDAKYIDNKITMDIPAKISDDVVAVMRKNAEVAFRAIGGLGLSRCDFFYTDKGEVFLNELNTMPGFTQWSMYPLLWDNMGISYPELIERLVDLAKESFDKREAHLL; encoded by the coding sequence ATGAAACAAACAATTATTCTATTATATGGTGGGCGCAGTGCAGAGCGTGAAGTGTCTGTCTTGTCAGCTGAGAGTGTCATGCGTGCGGTTAACTATGATCGCTTCATAGTAAAAACCTTCTTTATCAGCCAGTCTGGTGATTTCATCAAAACCCAAGAATTTAGCCAAACTCCTGGGCAGGATGAACGTCTCATGACCAATGAAACGATCGATTGGGACAAGAAAATTGCTCCAAGTGCTATCTATGAAGAAGGCGCAGTGGTCTTTCCAGTTCTTCATGGACCTATGGGAGAAGATGGTTCTGTTCAAGGTTTCTTAGAAGTTCTGAAAATGCCTTATGTTGGCTGTAACATCCTATCTTCAAGCCTTGCTATGGATAAGATTACAACCAAGCGTGTTTTAGAGTCTGCTGGGATTGCCCAAGTTCCTTACGTAGCTATTGTTGAAGGGGATAATTTGGCTTCTAAGATTGCAGAAGTAGAAGAAAAATTAAGTTACCCAGTCTTTACCAAACCATCCAATATGGGCTCTAGTGTTGGTATTTCTAAGTCTGAAAATAAAGAGGAACTTCGCCAAGCTTTAGAGCTTGCCTTCAAGTACGATAGCCGTGTCTTGGTAGAACAGGGAGTCAATGCGCGTGAAATCGAAGTTGGACTTTTAGGAAACTATGATGTCAAGAGCACTCTACCTGGTGAAGTTATCAAGGACGTAGCCTTCTATGACTACGATGCCAAATATATCGACAATAAGATTACTATGGATATTCCAGCCAAGATTAGCGATGATGTGGTAGCAGTCATGCGAAAAAATGCAGAAGTAGCCTTCCGTGCTATTGGTGGACTTGGCTTATCACGTTGCGACTTCTTCTATACAGATAAGGGAGAAGTTTTCCTAAATGAGCTTAACACTATGCCAGGATTTACCCAATGGTCTATGTATCCATTGCTTTGGGACAATATGGGAATTTCTTATCCAGAATTAATTGAACGTTTAGTTGATCTTGCTAAAGAGAGTTTTGACAAGCGTGAAGCGCACCTATTGTAA
- the recR gene encoding recombination mediator RecR, whose protein sequence is MLYPTPIAKLIDSYSKLPGIGIKTATRLAFYTIGMSDDDVNEFAKNLLAAKRELTYCSVCGRLTDDDPCSICTDPSRDQSTILVLEDSRDVAAMENIQEYHGLYHVLHGLISPMNGISPDDINLKSLMTRLMDSEVSEVIVATNATADGEATSMYISRLLKPAGIKVTRLARGLAVGADIEYADEVTLLRAIENRTEL, encoded by the coding sequence ATGCTTTACCCAACACCTATTGCTAAGTTGATTGACAGCTATTCTAAACTTCCAGGTATCGGGATTAAGACAGCGACCCGACTGGCCTTTTATACCATTGGGATGTCTGATGACGATGTCAATGAATTTGCTAAAAATCTTCTAGCAGCTAAACGAGAATTGACCTATTGCTCTGTTTGTGGACGTCTGACGGATGATGATCCTTGTTCCATCTGTACTGATCCTAGCCGTGACCAATCAACTATCCTAGTATTAGAGGATAGTCGAGACGTGGCGGCTATGGAAAATATCCAAGAATACCATGGACTATACCATGTCTTGCACGGCCTCATTTCACCAATGAATGGGATTAGCCCTGACGATATCAATCTTAAAAGTCTCATGACTCGTCTCATGGATAGCGAGGTTTCGGAGGTCATCGTGGCAACCAATGCGACAGCTGATGGTGAAGCGACTTCTATGTATATCTCTCGACTTCTTAAACCTGCTGGAATTAAGGTTACGCGCCTAGCGCGAGGTCTAGCAGTCGGAGCAGACATCGAATATGCGGACGAAGTAACACTCCTAAGAGCCATTGAAAATCGTACAGAACTCTAG